A section of the Anabaena cylindrica PCC 7122 genome encodes:
- a CDS encoding ISL3 family transposase → MTGKKGIKILTEILDLSGVKVVSHRLHTGIGMILQIEQENSFATCPYCGTTSHKLHQNHRHIIKDLPFGEKEIFLEINRRQFKCEQCKKPFSEDLDFVKKKRTFTNRLANKTIQEVLENDIHSVAAKGIVTKDEIERMLKDASSELPDLKPINLKRLGIDEIALKKGHGNYCAVLVDLDQSKLIAILSGRTQEIIRKTLMGWGTEILENIEEVSIDLWSGYKTLVTELMPNAQVVADRFHVMTQINKELDTQRKREKRKVEDLIKKANTTEKSKYEEILAGLKNSKYPLLKNEDKLTQEQLEKLIQVKNVSPILKEMHEFKEKIRQIFNTTQDWYTGVFKLGMWLSRAKKYFPNSNNTIIRWYQEIIAYFDNRTTSGTVEGINNKLKLIKRSGYGFKNFENFRIRCLLSWHYV, encoded by the coding sequence ATGACTGGCAAAAAAGGTATTAAAATTCTAACAGAAATTCTGGATTTAAGCGGTGTAAAAGTTGTATCACATCGCCTTCATACCGGAATTGGAATGATTTTACAAATTGAACAAGAAAATTCATTTGCTACCTGCCCATATTGTGGCACAACCAGCCATAAATTACATCAAAATCATAGACATATTATTAAAGACCTCCCTTTTGGAGAAAAAGAAATATTTTTAGAAATTAATCGCCGACAGTTTAAATGTGAACAATGTAAAAAACCATTTAGTGAAGATTTAGATTTTGTTAAAAAGAAAAGAACTTTTACAAATCGCCTTGCAAATAAGACAATACAAGAAGTTTTAGAAAACGACATTCATAGTGTAGCAGCAAAAGGTATAGTAACAAAAGACGAAATAGAAAGAATGTTAAAAGACGCATCATCAGAATTACCAGATTTAAAACCTATAAATCTAAAAAGACTGGGAATTGATGAAATAGCTTTGAAGAAAGGACATGGGAATTACTGTGCAGTATTAGTAGATTTAGATCAGAGCAAACTAATTGCGATTTTAAGCGGACGAACACAAGAAATAATCAGGAAAACCCTTATGGGATGGGGGACAGAGATTCTAGAAAATATAGAAGAAGTCAGTATAGATTTGTGGAGTGGCTATAAAACTTTAGTAACAGAATTAATGCCAAATGCTCAAGTAGTAGCTGATAGATTTCATGTAATGACACAGATTAACAAAGAATTAGATACACAAAGAAAAAGGGAAAAACGGAAAGTTGAAGATTTAATCAAGAAAGCAAATACAACAGAAAAATCTAAATATGAAGAAATATTAGCTGGATTGAAGAATAGTAAATATCCCTTACTTAAAAATGAAGATAAGTTAACCCAAGAGCAATTAGAGAAACTGATTCAAGTTAAAAATGTCTCGCCTATTTTGAAGGAAATGCACGAATTTAAAGAAAAGATTAGGCAAATTTTTAATACTACACAAGATTGGTATACGGGAGTTTTCAAATTAGGTATGTGGTTATCGAGAGCTAAAAAATACTTCCCAAATAGCAACAATACTATTATTCGTTGGTATCAGGAAATTATAGCCTACTTTGATAATAGGACAACCAGTGGTACTGTGGAAGGAATTAATAACAAGCTTAAACTAATAAAACGTTCGGGATATGGATTTAAAAACTTTGAAAATTTCCGAATTAGATGCTTATTAAGTTGGCATTATGTTTAA
- a CDS encoding site-specific integrase, which produces MKEKILLELEQVNLRLKSAKTRVTIRESNGSLQLRATLPIKPGDQDTRKTGRKQYNITLNIPANLDGLKTAEEEAYELGKLIARKTFTWTDKYLGNESIKKDLTTIGELLEQFEEEYFKTHQRTTKSEHTFFYYFSRTKRYTNPQYLATAENLIASLEKLDKEWAKYNAARAISAFCQTFKIEIDLSKYSKMPESNSRNVPTDQEIVTGFYKFDEYLNNRGKQVNQDVKDSWQLWRWIYGMLAVFGLRPRELFINPHIAWWLSDENIDLTWKVDKDCKTGEREALPLYKEWIDEFDLRNPKYLEMLAIAISKKDKNNHAEITALIQRVSWWFRKIGLDFKPYDLRHGWAIRAHILGIPIKAAADNLGHSVQIHTKTYQRWFSLDMRKLAINQALSKRNEVELIKDENTGLKMENERLKIEMEKLRMEVVYKRS; this is translated from the coding sequence ATGAAAGAAAAAATTCTACTGGAATTAGAACAAGTAAATCTGCGTTTGAAGTCTGCGAAGACGAGAGTAACAATTCGAGAATCAAATGGATCTCTGCAATTACGGGCAACGTTACCAATTAAACCGGGAGATCAGGACACAAGGAAAACGGGAAGAAAACAATACAATATCACTCTGAATATTCCCGCAAACTTGGATGGACTAAAAACAGCAGAAGAGGAAGCTTATGAATTAGGAAAATTAATTGCTAGAAAAACATTTACCTGGACTGATAAATATTTAGGAAATGAGTCCATTAAAAAGGATTTAACAACTATAGGAGAATTACTCGAACAGTTTGAAGAGGAATATTTTAAAACCCATCAACGCACTACTAAAAGCGAGCATACTTTTTTCTATTATTTTTCCCGAACAAAACGCTACACTAATCCTCAATATTTAGCAACTGCGGAAAATTTGATTGCTTCACTTGAAAAACTAGATAAAGAATGGGCAAAATATAATGCCGCTAGAGCTATTTCTGCTTTTTGTCAGACCTTTAAAATTGAAATTGATTTATCTAAGTATTCCAAAATGCCTGAGAGTAATTCTCGGAATGTTCCCACAGATCAGGAAATAGTTACAGGATTCTACAAGTTTGATGAATATCTAAATAACAGAGGTAAGCAAGTTAATCAAGATGTGAAAGATAGCTGGCAATTATGGCGCTGGATTTATGGAATGTTAGCGGTTTTTGGTTTACGTCCCCGTGAGCTTTTTATTAATCCTCATATTGCTTGGTGGTTAAGTGATGAAAATATAGATTTAACATGGAAAGTTGATAAAGATTGTAAAACTGGTGAAAGAGAAGCTTTGCCTTTATATAAAGAATGGATTGATGAATTTGATTTAAGAAATCCGAAGTATTTAGAAATGTTGGCAATAGCAATTAGTAAAAAAGATAAAAATAATCATGCAGAAATCACGGCTTTAATTCAAAGAGTGAGTTGGTGGTTTAGAAAAATAGGTTTAGATTTTAAACCTTATGATTTACGTCATGGTTGGGCAATTCGAGCGCATATTTTGGGGATTCCTATTAAAGCTGCGGCGGATAATTTGGGTCATAGTGTGCAGATTCATACGAAAACATATCAACGTTGGTTCTCTTTAGATATGCGGAAGTTGGCAATTAATCAGGCTTTGAGTAAACGGAATGAGGTGGAGTTGATTAAGGATGAAAATACAGGGTTGAAAATGGAGAATGAACGGTTGAAGATTGAGATGGAGAAGTTGAGAATGGAAGTGGTTTATAAAAGGAGTTAA